One Paenibacillus crassostreae DNA segment encodes these proteins:
- a CDS encoding DegV family protein gives MPIKIITDSGSDLPLDYIKKYNISIVHLSVHFQDESMSADMDTETFYTRMRESKELPTTASPSPQDFLEKFKEVEEGTDILVISMSSNISSTFQAAMIAKEMYEEEGHKNVIEIIDSKTFSGGLSLVVGMAAKWSETCGSLVELKEKVLHQAREVKAFFTLETLENVIKGGRLSRLSGTVASMLNIKLLLKISEEGKVEVVEKTRGFPKALNSLLAKLDEKQHDYENAVVAIVHSNCEKRALEIKERILAKHPFKEVLFSNMGPIMGTYASEGGIGVAF, from the coding sequence ATGCCAATTAAGATCATTACAGATAGCGGGTCTGACTTACCACTAGATTATATTAAGAAATATAATATTTCGATCGTCCATTTATCTGTTCATTTTCAGGATGAAAGTATGTCAGCAGATATGGATACTGAAACTTTTTATACTAGAATGAGAGAGTCAAAGGAGTTGCCCACCACAGCTAGTCCTAGTCCGCAAGATTTCCTCGAAAAGTTTAAAGAAGTGGAAGAAGGTACGGATATCTTAGTTATTAGCATGTCTTCTAATATAAGCAGTACTTTTCAGGCAGCGATGATTGCTAAAGAAATGTATGAAGAAGAGGGTCATAAGAATGTCATTGAAATCATAGATTCTAAGACTTTTTCTGGTGGACTGTCCCTTGTTGTTGGGATGGCTGCTAAATGGTCGGAAACTTGTGGAAGCTTAGTGGAATTGAAAGAGAAAGTTCTACATCAGGCAAGAGAAGTAAAGGCATTCTTTACATTGGAGACCTTAGAGAATGTTATTAAAGGTGGACGATTAAGTCGCCTTTCTGGAACTGTAGCTTCAATGCTAAATATTAAGTTGCTACTTAAAATTAGTGAAGAAGGCAAAGTAGAAGTAGTTGAAAAGACGCGTGGATTTCCTAAGGCGCTTAACAGTCTTTTGGCAAAACTAGATGAAAAACAACATGATTATGAGAACGCTGTAGTGGCGATTGTTCATAGTAATTGTGAGAAGAGGGCACTTGAAATTAAAGAGAGAATTCTTGCAAAACATCCATTCAAAGAAGTATTATTCTCGAATATGGGTCCGATCATGGGAACATATGCAAGTGAGGGTGGCATAGGAGTTGCCTTTTAG
- a CDS encoding nitroreductase family protein, whose protein sequence is MMDVYSAINIRREITKFKDTPIPKDILEKLSQALYMSPTGNNLPSREFIQITNKAILTQLSTTTPYVKWLQEATAAIVITGSPDVSKYWLQDASIAGGYLWLAAVSSDLGAAWGAVYHSEDYEESSKREGYVRGLLGIPDHLRVVVIIGLGYPAVEPAPKDMIAIDEVLHLETY, encoded by the coding sequence ATGATGGATGTATATTCAGCTATTAATATACGGAGAGAAATTACTAAATTTAAGGACACACCGATACCGAAGGATATATTGGAGAAGCTCTCACAGGCTCTTTATATGTCTCCTACAGGAAATAATCTGCCTTCTAGAGAATTTATTCAAATTACAAATAAAGCGATACTTACACAATTGAGTACAACTACACCCTATGTGAAATGGCTTCAAGAAGCGACGGCTGCTATCGTGATAACAGGAAGTCCGGATGTAAGTAAATATTGGTTACAAGATGCTTCTATAGCAGGAGGATATCTCTGGCTAGCGGCTGTATCATCTGATCTAGGTGCTGCCTGGGGTGCTGTGTATCACTCGGAAGATTATGAGGAATCTAGTAAGAGAGAGGGGTACGTTCGTGGTTTGTTAGGTATACCTGATCACCTTCGTGTAGTAGTTATCATTGGCTTAGGATATCCGGCTGTAGAACCCGCTCCTAAAGATATGATTGCGATTGATGAAGTGCTACATTTAGAGACGTATTAG
- a CDS encoding heme-degrading domain-containing protein produces MTLTIRQRIEQMEKEELELQFNSFTNDTALQLGLAIVEEARLTGKRITVDITVSGQRLFLHAMEGTVAENEDWIRRKNNVVNHFGWSSWHKALEMQNEGTTLEERYGLPFIDYVGAGGGFPLVQKDKGRIGTVTVSGLPDQEDHDLLISALRRFLSPITK; encoded by the coding sequence ATGACGCTAACGATTAGGCAACGAATTGAGCAAATGGAGAAGGAAGAACTAGAATTACAATTTAATTCTTTTACGAATGATACGGCATTGCAATTAGGACTAGCGATTGTAGAAGAAGCGAGACTAACTGGGAAAAGAATTACCGTAGATATTACCGTATCGGGGCAACGACTATTCTTACATGCTATGGAGGGAACCGTAGCTGAGAACGAAGATTGGATACGGCGGAAGAATAATGTAGTCAACCATTTCGGTTGGAGTTCATGGCATAAAGCTCTAGAAATGCAGAATGAAGGCACAACGTTAGAGGAACGTTACGGGTTGCCGTTTATAGATTATGTAGGTGCCGGTGGTGGATTTCCACTTGTACAAAAAGATAAAGGTCGCATTGGAACAGTTACTGTCTCTGGGTTGCCGGATCAAGAGGATCATGATCTACTAATTTCAGCATTACGTCGATTTTTATCTCCGATAACAAAATAG
- a CDS encoding NIPSNAP family protein produces the protein MIYRRKTYIVESTFVEEFNQLFNEILLPSQLKYGARLIGRWLIDKDEKNTEVFAMWEYDSYEDYERIESQIKSDKEHVMKVQKRFDQIGRERLKQVLKEDIKQEFVKSTVTREKTILN, from the coding sequence ATGATCTATAGAAGAAAAACATACATAGTCGAATCAACTTTCGTTGAGGAGTTTAATCAATTATTTAATGAAATATTATTACCGTCTCAGCTAAAGTATGGTGCTAGGTTAATTGGACGATGGTTGATCGATAAGGATGAGAAAAATACCGAGGTATTCGCTATGTGGGAATATGACAGTTATGAAGATTACGAAAGAATAGAGAGTCAGATAAAATCAGATAAAGAACATGTAATGAAGGTGCAAAAACGATTTGATCAAATTGGTAGAGAACGATTGAAACAGGTACTTAAAGAAGATATTAAACAGGAGTTTGTTAAAAGCACAGTAACAAGAGAAAAAACAATATTGAATTAA
- a CDS encoding protoporphyrinogen oxidase, whose protein sequence is MRTIVVIGGGVTGVSTAYYLHKSLQNNSLHANVILVEASDLLGGKIRTIHDGGFTMESGADSIVTRKSNVAPLIEELGIEDEVVYNATGISYIYTEGKLKQIPKDSVFGIPLSIESLAKTELISAEGKVEALKDFYTPNDTFTRDDSVGQFLEAFLGKEIVDKQISPVLSGVYSGKLDDLTIASTLPYLIDYKNEYGSIIKGLSANKAKFQGNGNSKFLSFKDGVATLIDSMEQHLVDTEIIKGVQAEKVEKDGEHYSVTLANGRTLDADIVILGTMHTITQTLLQDEELNEDFNQLLNSSLISVYLGFDIPDMQLPADGTGFITANSDDVKCDACTWTSRKWAHTSDDQRLLVRLFYKSSGPHYDKLIQLSEDELLKVALQDVETSLGITGQPITYDVTKWHEVMPNYHIRHHQVVESLEKKMANNYPNVILAGCSYYGVGIPDCIANGEKTAELIMEKIKSNPSEL, encoded by the coding sequence TTGAGAACAATCGTTGTTATTGGCGGTGGAGTAACCGGGGTATCTACTGCTTATTATCTACATAAATCGTTACAGAATAATAGCTTGCATGCTAATGTTATATTGGTTGAAGCCAGTGATTTATTGGGGGGGAAGATAAGAACGATACATGATGGCGGATTTACCATGGAGTCAGGTGCAGATTCCATCGTCACACGTAAGAGCAATGTTGCTCCTTTAATAGAAGAACTAGGGATAGAGGATGAAGTTGTATATAATGCGACAGGGATTTCATATATCTATACCGAAGGTAAACTGAAACAAATTCCGAAGGATTCGGTTTTTGGAATACCATTGAGTATAGAATCACTGGCTAAGACAGAACTCATCTCTGCAGAAGGTAAGGTTGAAGCACTGAAAGATTTCTACACCCCGAATGATACTTTTACGAGGGATGATTCTGTTGGTCAATTTCTAGAAGCATTCTTGGGCAAAGAAATAGTTGATAAACAAATTTCACCTGTCCTTTCCGGTGTTTATTCAGGTAAACTGGATGATCTCACGATCGCATCGACGCTACCTTATCTTATTGATTATAAGAATGAATATGGAAGTATTATTAAAGGATTATCTGCGAATAAGGCGAAATTCCAAGGAAATGGTAATAGTAAATTTCTATCATTTAAAGATGGAGTTGCTACCTTAATTGATTCGATGGAACAGCATTTGGTAGATACAGAGATTATTAAAGGTGTTCAAGCGGAAAAAGTTGAAAAAGATGGGGAGCACTATAGCGTAACGCTTGCTAATGGTAGAACGTTGGATGCAGATATTGTTATTCTGGGCACGATGCATACCATCACCCAAACGTTGTTACAAGACGAGGAATTGAATGAAGATTTCAATCAACTATTGAACAGTTCACTCATCAGTGTGTATCTAGGATTCGATATTCCAGATATGCAATTACCTGCGGATGGAACGGGATTCATTACAGCTAATAGTGATGATGTGAAATGTGATGCCTGTACATGGACGAGTCGCAAATGGGCACATACATCAGATGATCAGCGACTGCTTGTCAGACTATTCTATAAAAGTTCAGGACCTCATTATGATAAGCTAATTCAACTCTCTGAAGATGAGCTATTGAAGGTAGCTCTGCAAGATGTAGAGACTAGTCTAGGCATCACAGGGCAACCTATCACCTATGATGTAACAAAATGGCATGAAGTGATGCCTAATTACCATATACGCCATCATCAAGTAGTAGAATCTCTTGAGAAAAAGATGGCTAATAATTACCCTAATGTTATACTGGCTGGATGTTCCTATTATGGTGTAGGCATTCCAGATTGTATTGCGAATGGTGAAAAGACAGCAGAGTTGATTATGGAGAAAATCAAATCTAATCCTAGTGAACTATAA
- a CDS encoding superoxide dismutase family protein → MKRNSMFVSIGVLCFVMLVAAFAIPAAFAKSDELEVKTKMINSKGEEIGSAVLTENQEGVQIHVEAKNLPPGEHGIHFHETGKCEAPDFKSAGAHLNPEQKQHGFNNPDGYHAGDLPNILVKNDGTVIADLTSKAVTLKKGVANSLLKEGGTALIIHEKADDYMTDPSGNSGNRIACVVIK, encoded by the coding sequence ATGAAAAGAAATAGCATGTTCGTAAGTATTGGTGTTCTTTGTTTCGTAATGTTGGTTGCTGCATTCGCAATCCCGGCAGCATTCGCAAAATCAGATGAGTTGGAAGTCAAAACGAAGATGATTAACAGCAAAGGGGAAGAGATTGGATCTGCTGTTTTAACTGAAAATCAGGAAGGTGTGCAGATTCATGTGGAAGCGAAAAATCTTCCTCCAGGTGAACATGGAATTCACTTCCATGAGACAGGAAAGTGTGAAGCTCCTGATTTTAAATCGGCTGGTGCACATTTGAATCCAGAGCAAAAGCAGCATGGTTTTAATAACCCTGATGGTTACCATGCTGGAGATTTACCGAACATTCTCGTGAAAAATGATGGTACTGTGATCGCAGATTTGACTAGCAAAGCAGTTACCTTGAAAAAGGGAGTAGCTAATTCATTATTGAAAGAAGGGGGGACAGCCCTCATTATCCATGAGAAAGCTGATGATTATATGACTGACCCTTCTGGTAATTCTGGTAATCGGATCGCTTGTGTGGTCATCAAATAA
- a CDS encoding AI-2E family transporter, producing MTISNRFIRLCIAVILLLLIIYLGSLVDFIFQPVFALFNMIIIVPFLLAGFLYYLLRPLVDLMERKKITRTYAILIIYVVALICVVGFIIGLWPPLVDQLLNLVTNAPNLFNSLSQQLGELEKSGFLAGVLPDDASPLTQLTEYLNQGFVFLTNYVSGLVSFFSNFAIILFTFPLFLFYMLKEGEKFGKRIVGFLPKRFRDVGIEVLSEIDTVLSGFIVGRVLVNVFLGILMYIGFLIIGLPYALLLTVIAVILNFIPFVGAILSSIPIVIIGFVESPSVAIWSLIVILVAQQIQDNILAPYIFGKQLDIHPLTTIILVLASGDLLGIVGIITIIPLYMVIKIVVSKVYIMYFKNSWEEL from the coding sequence TTGACTATATCAAATAGGTTTATCAGATTATGTATTGCTGTTATTTTACTGTTGCTTATTATTTATTTGGGATCTCTTGTCGATTTCATTTTTCAACCTGTGTTTGCATTATTTAATATGATTATCATTGTTCCCTTTCTGCTCGCAGGATTTCTCTATTACTTATTACGCCCCTTAGTGGATCTAATGGAACGTAAGAAAATTACACGTACGTATGCAATTCTAATTATTTACGTAGTCGCATTAATCTGTGTTGTTGGATTTATTATCGGTTTGTGGCCACCACTTGTTGATCAATTGCTAAACCTAGTTACTAATGCACCAAATCTTTTTAATTCATTAAGTCAACAACTCGGTGAACTAGAAAAGAGTGGTTTCTTAGCAGGAGTTCTACCAGATGATGCGAGTCCACTAACACAATTAACAGAATATCTTAATCAAGGTTTCGTATTCTTAACTAATTATGTTTCAGGTTTAGTTTCTTTCTTCTCTAATTTTGCAATTATTTTGTTTACCTTTCCACTCTTTCTTTTTTATATGCTTAAAGAAGGCGAGAAATTTGGTAAAAGGATCGTTGGTTTCTTACCCAAGCGATTTCGGGATGTTGGAATAGAGGTATTAAGTGAGATTGATACCGTATTAAGTGGATTTATCGTAGGGCGTGTACTAGTTAATGTATTTCTAGGTATTCTAATGTATATCGGATTTCTCATTATTGGTTTGCCTTATGCACTATTGTTAACTGTCATCGCGGTGATCTTAAATTTCATTCCATTTGTAGGAGCGATACTCTCATCGATACCGATTGTCATTATTGGTTTTGTTGAATCGCCTTCTGTTGCAATCTGGTCACTTATAGTCATTCTTGTCGCACAACAAATACAAGACAATATTCTCGCACCCTATATTTTTGGGAAACAGTTAGATATTCATCCGCTGACGACCATTATTCTAGTATTAGCAAGTGGGGATTTGTTAGGAATCGTAGGGATTATCACGATTATTCCTTTGTACATGGTTATCAAAATTGTAGTTTCTAAAGTATATATTATGTACTTTAAAAATTCCTGGGAGGAGTTGTAG
- the zwf gene encoding glucose-6-phosphate dehydrogenase — MDSMSFILFGATGDLAKRKIYPALYNLFIEGKLSPSFSVIGLGRRELTDEAFQNSVKQSIHTFSRNTPDHQDTMTAFLNVFRYCVLNVNQIGDYYKLLEVVNQREQELNIVENRMFYLSVSPEFFDVIVLNIKESGLGTTQGWKRLIIEKPFGRDLLSAQELNENLSQAFLEEEIFRIDHFLGKPMVQNLDVIESSNPMLQTLWDNHQISNIQIIADETVGVEERAGYYDQAGALRDMFQNHMLQLLMMIAIQVSNKGVAGDVRANKKAIMESLRPLQEEDIIHNVVLGQYIAGELNGNPVIGYADEQGVSANSRIETFMAARLWIDDYFWNKVPIYIRTGKRLKEKATRIVIEFKETLTESKKNKINSNKILVIDISPNEEVYIQINSNNPQNHVASIPERMNCYSNEKNMPEAYEKLILDALCGDATFFAHWDEVELSWKWVQPILNAIDNNLIPLETYEAGSYGPKGSYQLLEVDGHRWALDAFDVNQNPTTSDKEYSYNG, encoded by the coding sequence ATGGATAGTATGTCATTTATCTTATTTGGTGCAACAGGCGATTTAGCTAAAAGAAAAATATACCCTGCATTATATAATTTGTTTATAGAAGGAAAGTTGTCTCCATCATTCTCTGTTATTGGATTGGGAAGAAGAGAACTTACCGATGAAGCTTTTCAAAATAGTGTAAAGCAATCTATCCATACATTTTCAAGAAATACGCCGGATCATCAGGATACGATGACAGCTTTCTTAAATGTGTTCCGATACTGTGTATTAAATGTTAATCAGATCGGTGATTACTATAAGCTACTTGAAGTCGTTAATCAACGTGAACAAGAACTGAATATCGTAGAAAATCGGATGTTCTACTTGTCTGTCTCCCCGGAATTCTTCGATGTGATTGTTTTGAACATCAAGGAAAGTGGGTTAGGTACTACGCAAGGGTGGAAACGTCTAATTATTGAGAAACCATTTGGTCGTGACTTGTTATCAGCTCAAGAACTTAATGAAAACCTCAGTCAAGCTTTTCTAGAAGAGGAAATTTTCCGTATAGATCATTTTTTAGGGAAACCTATGGTACAGAATCTTGATGTTATTGAATCATCGAATCCCATGCTGCAAACATTATGGGACAATCATCAAATTTCTAACATTCAAATTATTGCGGATGAAACGGTTGGTGTAGAAGAAAGAGCAGGATATTATGATCAAGCTGGAGCTTTACGAGATATGTTTCAGAACCACATGCTTCAACTTCTGATGATGATTGCTATACAAGTATCGAATAAAGGTGTTGCCGGTGATGTCCGCGCGAACAAGAAAGCAATTATGGAATCTTTACGACCATTACAAGAGGAAGATATCATTCACAATGTCGTGTTAGGGCAGTATATCGCGGGTGAATTAAATGGGAATCCTGTCATTGGATATGCAGACGAGCAAGGAGTCTCTGCTAACTCTAGAATTGAAACATTCATGGCTGCACGTTTATGGATTGATGATTATTTCTGGAACAAAGTTCCTATCTATATCCGAACAGGTAAAAGACTGAAGGAAAAAGCAACCCGAATCGTGATTGAATTCAAAGAAACATTAACAGAATCTAAGAAGAATAAAATCAATTCAAATAAGATTCTCGTGATTGATATCAGCCCTAATGAAGAAGTCTATATACAAATCAATTCAAATAATCCACAGAATCATGTGGCATCAATACCCGAACGGATGAATTGTTACTCAAATGAAAAGAATATGCCTGAAGCCTATGAAAAGTTAATCCTTGATGCTTTATGTGGTGATGCTACATTTTTTGCTCATTGGGATGAAGTGGAATTGTCGTGGAAATGGGTTCAACCTATATTAAATGCCATCGACAACAATCTTATACCACTAGAAACATACGAAGCAGGGTCATACGGACCAAAGGGTTCATACCAATTATTAGAAGTGGACGGACATCGTTGGGCTTTAGATGCATTTGATGTGAATCAGAATCCTACGACTTCTGATAAGGAATATTCATATAACGGTTAA
- a CDS encoding LLM class flavin-dependent oxidoreductase, whose amino-acid sequence MQEITSSNNKGFEIGIYTLGDITPDPYTGKSISSQQRLQEILKASVLADEAGLDIIGIGEHHRLDYAVSATAVVLSSIAQITKRIKLTSATTVLSTIDPVRLFEEFATLDLLSNGRAEIIAGRGAFLESFPLFGYDLDDYDELFNENYELFQQLSLNDKLSWQGQYRSPINDVDISPRPIQEKIPMWIGVGGTLESAERAGRLGTGMAMAILGGDPSRFKPLVEAYRSAGIRAGHNMNTLKVGVTGHCYISTTTQQAKDEYYPYYSNYRKYVDHQLGKDLTKISRAEFDQMANPDTALFVGSPQQVVEKILQQYELFGHQRFMAQLDIGGIPYDQVARNIEFLATEIAPRVRRAISQ is encoded by the coding sequence ATGCAGGAGATTACATCATCGAACAATAAAGGGTTTGAAATTGGAATTTATACATTAGGGGATATCACACCCGATCCATATACAGGAAAATCGATTAGTAGCCAACAACGACTTCAAGAGATATTGAAAGCGTCAGTGTTAGCTGATGAAGCTGGATTGGATATTATCGGAATTGGTGAGCATCACCGTCTGGATTATGCCGTCTCGGCGACCGCTGTTGTCTTATCTTCCATTGCCCAAATAACGAAGAGAATTAAACTAACGAGTGCTACAACGGTCCTAAGCACGATTGATCCTGTCCGTTTGTTTGAGGAATTTGCAACATTGGATTTACTCTCAAATGGACGAGCTGAAATTATTGCTGGGCGAGGAGCGTTCTTGGAATCATTTCCCCTCTTTGGTTATGACCTAGACGATTATGATGAATTATTCAACGAGAATTATGAGTTATTTCAACAGTTAAGCTTAAATGACAAATTATCATGGCAGGGTCAGTATCGATCTCCCATAAATGATGTGGATATTTCACCACGACCTATTCAAGAGAAGATACCCATGTGGATAGGCGTTGGGGGTACACTTGAAAGTGCAGAACGAGCAGGGAGATTGGGTACAGGTATGGCTATGGCTATTCTAGGTGGAGATCCGAGCCGCTTTAAACCGTTAGTAGAAGCTTATCGTTCTGCAGGAATCCGTGCGGGTCATAATATGAACACACTAAAGGTGGGCGTAACAGGCCATTGTTACATATCAACAACTACGCAGCAAGCTAAAGATGAATATTACCCTTATTATTCGAATTATCGAAAATATGTAGATCATCAGCTCGGCAAGGACTTAACTAAGATATCTCGTGCAGAGTTCGATCAAATGGCTAACCCAGATACAGCATTATTCGTAGGAAGCCCACAACAAGTAGTTGAGAAAATATTGCAACAATATGAGTTATTCGGACATCAACGTTTCATGGCACAGCTTGATATTGGTGGTATACCCTATGATCAAGTTGCTAGAAACATCGAATTCCTGGCAACAGAAATTGCTCCTAGGGTACGGCGAGCAATAAGCCAATAA
- the gnd gene encoding phosphogluconate dehydrogenase (NAD(+)-dependent, decarboxylating): MKVGLIGLGKMGLNLGKNLIDHKHDVVAFDLNTQATEEMKAYGAQRVASLQELVQSMETPRILWIMVPHKVVDSVISELSPLLSQGDIVIEAGNSHYKESIRRYEQLKEIGISFMDVGTSGGMEGARHGACYMIGGDVETWDLVEPIFKDTSVENGYLYAGRAGSGHYLKMVHNGIEYGMMASIGEGFEVLEKSDFDFDYEKVARVWNNGSVIRSWLIELMEQAFSKDSKLDDIRGIMNSSGEGRWTVEEAFDLQTATPIIAMSLLMRYRSLESDTFTGKVVAALRNEFGGHEVEKK; encoded by the coding sequence ATGAAAGTCGGGTTAATTGGTTTAGGCAAAATGGGATTAAACTTGGGGAAAAATCTAATCGATCATAAACATGATGTTGTTGCGTTTGATTTAAATACCCAAGCAACGGAAGAAATGAAAGCATATGGTGCACAACGCGTTGCAAGCTTGCAGGAACTTGTTCAATCGATGGAAACTCCGCGAATTCTCTGGATTATGGTTCCGCATAAGGTTGTTGATTCTGTTATTTCTGAACTTTCACCACTTTTATCTCAAGGGGATATTGTTATAGAAGCGGGGAATTCACATTATAAGGAATCGATTCGCCGTTATGAACAATTGAAAGAAATAGGTATTAGCTTTATGGATGTAGGCACATCGGGTGGTATGGAAGGTGCTCGCCATGGAGCTTGTTATATGATCGGTGGAGATGTTGAGACATGGGATTTAGTTGAGCCAATATTTAAGGATACTTCTGTTGAGAATGGTTACTTGTATGCGGGTAGAGCGGGTAGTGGACATTATTTGAAAATGGTTCACAACGGGATCGAATATGGTATGATGGCTTCCATAGGTGAGGGTTTCGAAGTTCTTGAAAAAAGTGATTTCGATTTCGACTATGAGAAAGTGGCCCGCGTATGGAATAACGGCTCTGTCATTCGCTCTTGGTTAATTGAATTGATGGAACAAGCTTTTTCAAAAGATTCGAAGTTGGATGATATACGAGGTATTATGAATTCTTCAGGTGAAGGAAGATGGACGGTTGAAGAGGCTTTTGATCTGCAAACCGCTACACCGATCATCGCGATGTCCCTGTTAATGCGCTATCGTTCGTTAGAAAGTGATACTTTTACGGGTAAGGTTGTAGCCGCACTTCGTAACGAGTTTGGTGGGCATGAGGTTGAGAAGAAATAA
- a CDS encoding ferritin — translation MKEGLAEALNKQMNFEFYSAHVYLAMAAYCSGESLDGFANFFIIQAEEERFHGMKIYKFLNDRRQRATLEALPEPKNEYSSILDVFEHGYAHEQQNTQRFYDLADLATSEREHATIYFLKWFIDEQVEEESLFDNIIQKLKRIEKDSNAFYMLDAEFAARSFTPPAE, via the coding sequence ATGAAAGAAGGATTAGCGGAAGCACTAAATAAACAGATGAATTTTGAATTTTATTCAGCACATGTCTATCTCGCAATGGCTGCATATTGCTCAGGTGAAAGTCTAGATGGATTTGCCAATTTTTTTATCATTCAAGCTGAAGAAGAACGGTTCCATGGAATGAAGATATATAAATTCCTCAATGATCGTAGACAACGTGCTACGCTCGAAGCATTACCAGAACCGAAGAATGAATATTCTTCGATTCTCGATGTATTCGAACATGGTTATGCTCATGAACAACAGAACACGCAGAGATTCTATGATTTGGCGGATTTAGCTACTTCTGAGCGCGAACATGCGACCATTTACTTCCTGAAATGGTTTATTGATGAACAGGTTGAAGAAGAATCACTCTTTGATAACATCATTCAGAAGTTGAAACGTATTGAGAAAGACAGCAACGCTTTCTATATGTTGGATGCAGAATTTGCTGCTCGTTCATTTACCCCACCTGCAGAATAG
- a CDS encoding SDR family oxidoreductase — MKMKDKIAVVTGAASGMGKAIAILYAEEGAKVVVSDVNLDGAHVTVKEIKANGGTAIAIKTNVAVEEDIQNLIDTTVSTFGTVDILVNNAGIMDNFEPAGDIKDDNWERIFAINTTSVMRATRKVMPIFLEKGNGVIVNIASAGGLFGARAGAAYTASKHAVVGFTKNTAYMYAEKGIRCNAIAPGGVETNIASSMTNINGFGASRQQLGMAINPRMGKPEEIAKVALFLASDDSSFVNGQVVSADAGWSAY; from the coding sequence ATGAAAATGAAAGATAAGATTGCTGTGGTAACTGGAGCAGCATCAGGTATGGGCAAGGCGATTGCTATACTTTACGCTGAGGAAGGTGCGAAGGTAGTCGTATCTGATGTAAATCTTGATGGTGCTCATGTAACTGTCAAAGAAATTAAGGCGAACGGTGGGACAGCTATAGCCATTAAGACAAACGTTGCTGTAGAGGAAGATATTCAGAATTTAATTGATACAACAGTAAGCACATTTGGAACAGTAGATATCTTGGTGAATAATGCAGGTATTATGGATAATTTTGAACCTGCTGGTGATATAAAAGATGATAACTGGGAACGAATATTCGCGATTAACACAACGAGCGTGATGCGGGCGACGCGTAAAGTTATGCCTATCTTTTTAGAAAAAGGAAACGGCGTGATCGTGAATATTGCTTCTGCTGGTGGATTATTCGGTGCTCGCGCAGGTGCTGCATATACGGCTTCTAAACATGCTGTTGTTGGTTTCACGAAAAATACGGCCTACATGTACGCAGAAAAGGGAATTCGCTGTAATGCCATTGCACCGGGTGGAGTAGAGACCAATATTGCTTCTTCGATGACGAATATTAATGGGTTTGGTGCTTCACGTCAACAGCTTGGGATGGCTATTAATCCACGCATGGGTAAGCCAGAGGAAATTGCAAAAGTAGCATTATTCTTAGCTTCAGATGATTCAAGTTTCGTGAATGGACAGGTTGTTAGCGCAGATGCAGGTTGGAGCGCATACTAA